The Thomasclavelia ramosa DSM 1402 genome includes a region encoding these proteins:
- a CDS encoding GNAT family N-acetyltransferase: MNIELARATDVNEIEALYGAVVDDLLANVNYPGWKKGIYPTRDEAIFGIEKKELYVMRQNDQIVGSIVINHVQEENYQLAAWKIDAQDHEVYVIHTLAVHPQFKGLKIAQKLLEYADELAKNNGVKTIRLDVRKGNVPAIKLYERCGYTYVGAINLDFRGSDLGLFELYEKII, translated from the coding sequence ATGAATATAGAATTAGCAAGGGCAACTGATGTAAATGAGATCGAAGCGTTATATGGAGCAGTTGTAGACGATTTACTAGCCAATGTAAATTATCCTGGCTGGAAAAAAGGAATTTATCCAACTCGTGATGAAGCAATTTTTGGAATAGAAAAAAAAGAATTATATGTAATGCGGCAAAATGATCAAATAGTGGGGAGTATTGTTATTAATCATGTCCAAGAAGAAAATTATCAATTAGCAGCTTGGAAGATAGATGCACAAGATCATGAAGTTTATGTAATTCATACTTTAGCTGTTCATCCACAATTTAAAGGATTAAAAATAGCTCAAAAATTATTAGAATATGCTGATGAATTAGCTAAAAATAATGGGGTAAAAACAATTCGTTTAGATGTTCGTAAAGGCAATGTGCCGGCAATCAAGCTATATGAGCGTTGTGGTTATACATATGTGGGAGCAATAAATCTTGATTTTAGGGGTTCTGATCTTGGCTTATTTGAATTGTATGAAAAAATAATTTAA
- the jag gene encoding RNA-binding cell elongation regulator Jag/EloR has translation MKRYTARTVQDAVNTACQELGVTIDELNYEVISETKTLFTKKAEIECYTIPMIQEYIESYIRRFIGDMGFEVETVSYLQDGRIYCNINTSNNSILIGKAGVILRAINFIVKNAVSNTFKKRFEISVDINGYKEDRYKKVASMAKRFGKQVLRTKAEIKLDPMPADERKVMHQELSRFEHIKTESHGEGKNRHMVISYVD, from the coding sequence ATGAAAAGATATACGGCAAGAACAGTTCAAGATGCTGTAAATACAGCATGTCAAGAACTAGGTGTAACAATTGATGAATTAAATTATGAAGTAATTAGTGAGACAAAAACTTTATTTACTAAAAAAGCTGAAATTGAGTGTTATACAATTCCAATGATCCAAGAATATATTGAAAGTTATATTCGTCGTTTTATTGGAGATATGGGATTTGAAGTGGAAACAGTTTCTTATCTACAAGATGGTCGTATTTACTGTAATATTAATACTAGTAATAATTCTATCTTAATTGGAAAAGCTGGAGTTATTCTACGTGCAATTAACTTTATTGTTAAAAATGCCGTAAGCAATACCTTTAAGAAAAGATTTGAAATTAGCGTTGATATTAACGGATATAAAGAAGACCGTTATAAAAAAGTAGCATCAATGGCTAAACGTTTTGGAAAACAAGTATTGCGCACGAAAGCTGAAATCAAGCTTGATCCAATGCCTGCTGATGAACGTAAAGTAATGCATCAAGAACTTTCTAGATTTGAACATATTAAGACAGAAAGTCATGGTGAAGGAAAAAATAGACATATGGTTATTTCATATGTAGATTAG
- a CDS encoding YidC/Oxa1 family membrane protein insertase, whose amino-acid sequence MVLDNKTKKILKVFCLVFLVAILTGCAQNLDANGKLIASRAITSSTPWSFDAGWFDFIFVIPLAKGILFINDYVGNVAFGVIGVTIIVNIITLPIMIKSTVSTQKMQLLQPEMEKIQRKYKGRKDQASQMRQNAEIQNLYKKNNVSMFGSFATFLTLPIMFAMWQAVQRIDILYSTYIFGINLGAKPISHIMDLDIAYIVLLVLVAGTQFFAMQITQIMAKRSPKYRPSQQMKSMNTMNNVMTIFIVYLAATMPAAMSLYWITTNVINIIRTVYIQLFHIEKAKKEVESTTTNFLNKK is encoded by the coding sequence ATGGTGTTAGATAACAAGACTAAAAAAATCTTAAAAGTATTTTGTTTAGTTTTCTTAGTTGCTATCTTGACAGGATGTGCACAAAATCTTGATGCAAACGGTAAATTAATTGCTTCTAGGGCAATTACAAGTTCAACTCCTTGGTCATTTGATGCAGGGTGGTTTGATTTTATCTTTGTAATTCCTTTAGCTAAAGGAATCTTATTCATTAATGATTATGTAGGAAATGTAGCTTTTGGGGTAATTGGGGTTACAATTATCGTTAATATTATCACTTTACCTATTATGATCAAATCAACCGTCTCAACGCAAAAAATGCAATTATTACAACCAGAGATGGAAAAGATTCAACGTAAGTATAAAGGGCGTAAAGATCAAGCTTCACAAATGCGTCAAAATGCAGAGATTCAAAATTTATATAAAAAGAATAATGTAAGTATGTTTGGATCATTTGCAACATTCCTTACATTACCAATCATGTTTGCAATGTGGCAAGCAGTACAAAGAATTGATATATTATATTCTACATATATTTTTGGAATTAATTTAGGGGCTAAGCCAATCAGCCATATTATGGATTTGGATATTGCGTATATTGTTTTATTGGTTTTAGTTGCAGGAACACAATTCTTTGCAATGCAAATTACTCAAATAATGGCAAAACGCTCACCAAAATATCGTCCTAGTCAACAAATGAAGTCGATGAATACAATGAACAATGTAATGACGATCTTCATTGTTTACTTAGCTGCTACAATGCCTGCAGCAATGTCGTTGTACTGGATTACAACAAATGTTATTAATATCATAAGAACAGTATATATTCAATTATTCCATATTGAGAAAGCAAAAAAGGAAGTTGAATCAACAACTACTAATTTTCTAAATAAAAAGTAG
- a CDS encoding MerR family transcriptional regulator — protein MEYTIKEVTKKYNLSASTLRYYEKEGLLPKIKKNQSNQRVYDDDDLSWLDIIMCMRKTGMTIAYIKNYIELCQEGDNTINQRYEIFLKQKEILLLQQQELEKNIETVNYKINLYKEKLLK, from the coding sequence ATGGAATATACAATTAAAGAAGTAACTAAAAAGTACAATCTAAGTGCTTCAACACTTAGATATTATGAAAAAGAAGGATTACTACCTAAAATAAAAAAGAATCAAAGCAATCAAAGAGTTTATGATGATGATGATCTATCGTGGTTAGACATAATTATGTGTATGCGTAAAACGGGAATGACGATAGCATATATAAAAAATTATATTGAGTTGTGTCAAGAAGGTGACAATACGATTAATCAACGATATGAAATTTTTTTGAAACAGAAAGAAATATTATTATTGCAGCAACAAGAGTTGGAAAAGAATATTGAGACAGTGAATTATAAAATTAATCTATATAAAGAAAAGTTATTAAAATAG
- a CDS encoding 6-phospho-alpha-glucosidase, translating to MKKYSVCIVGGGSTFTLGFLKSFCRMKEQFPLKKLVLFDIDAERQEPIGEFGKILFKEQFPELDFSYTTDIKEAYEGMDFVFMQMRAGGLPMRAKDEHIPLSMGLIGQETCGAGGMAYGLRSCVDMIKAVHDIRNYAPEAWILNYSNPAAIVAEALRREFPDDKKILNICDQPENVVRSCSRLLGCDWENLDPVYFGLNHYGWFTNIYDIKTGEDLLPKLRELIKKNGFLPQDAEQRDQSWLDTYGMVETLMNDFPDFLPNTYDQYYLYPDYKAAHLDPNFTRADEVMAGREKRVFDECREVIAAGVLGDKFDDISDAHAEMMINVAEAIAYNKNTRHILIVENNGAIANMQDDAMVEVVCELGINGPRPMRVGNIPQFYLGLLVNQVSCEKLIVDAYFENSYQKALMAFTLNRLINDGKKARKVLDALIEANKGMWPELK from the coding sequence ATGAAAAAATATAGTGTTTGTATTGTTGGAGGAGGAAGTACCTTTACATTAGGTTTTTTAAAATCATTCTGTCGTATGAAAGAACAGTTCCCATTAAAAAAATTAGTTTTATTTGATATTGATGCAGAGCGCCAAGAACCAATTGGTGAATTTGGAAAAATTTTATTTAAAGAACAATTTCCTGAATTAGATTTCTCATATACAACTGATATTAAAGAAGCATATGAAGGAATGGATTTTGTGTTTATGCAAATGCGTGCAGGGGGATTACCAATGCGTGCTAAAGATGAACATATTCCTTTAAGCATGGGATTAATTGGACAAGAAACATGTGGAGCAGGAGGAATGGCTTATGGACTTAGATCATGTGTTGATATGATCAAAGCAGTTCATGATATTCGTAATTATGCACCTGAAGCTTGGATCTTAAATTATTCAAATCCAGCTGCTATTGTAGCTGAAGCATTAAGAAGAGAATTTCCTGATGATAAGAAAATTTTAAATATTTGTGATCAACCAGAAAATGTTGTTCGTTCATGCAGTCGTTTATTAGGTTGTGATTGGGAAAATTTAGATCCTGTATATTTTGGTTTAAATCATTATGGCTGGTTTACTAATATATACGATATTAAAACAGGGGAAGATTTATTACCAAAATTGAGAGAATTAATTAAGAAAAATGGCTTCTTACCACAAGATGCGGAACAAAGAGATCAATCTTGGTTGGATACTTATGGTATGGTTGAAACTTTAATGAATGATTTTCCAGATTTTTTACCAAACACATATGATCAATATTATTTATATCCAGATTATAAAGCAGCACATTTAGATCCTAATTTTACTAGAGCTGACGAAGTAATGGCAGGACGTGAAAAACGAGTTTTTGATGAATGTCGTGAAGTTATAGCTGCGGGTGTTTTAGGTGATAAATTCGATGATATTAGTGATGCCCATGCAGAAATGATGATCAATGTAGCTGAAGCAATCGCATATAATAAAAATACTCGTCATATTTTAATTGTTGAAAACAATGGAGCAATCGCTAATATGCAGGATGATGCTATGGTTGAAGTCGTTTGTGAATTAGGAATTAATGGACCAAGACCAATGCGTGTAGGTAATATTCCACAATTTTATTTAGGATTGTTAGTAAACCAAGTTTCTTGTGAAAAATTAATTGTTGATGCTTATTTTGAAAATTCATATCAAAAAGCATTAATGGCATTTACTTTAAATCGTTTAATCAATGATGGTAAAAAAGCTCGTAAAGTATTAGATGCTTTAATTGAGGCTAATAAAGGAATGTGGCCAGAATTAAAATAA
- the rho gene encoding transcription termination factor Rho: MESIKNDKNKVNTKEEDELGELASGILEIMVDGYGFLRPKNYTQESRDIYISQSQIRRFNLKNGDEIVGHARNSKNGERYNALMRVDLVNGQNPDQAKKRIAFEFLTPIYPNERVYLGKDNEQLSMRLIDLISPIGKGQRGIIVAPPKAGKTTLLKDIALSVSKNYPNIKIFILLIDERPEEVTDIKEALDADNVEVIYSTFDEKSESHIKVAQTTLERAKRLTEQGYDTMILLDSLTRLTRANNLTVTPSGRTLSGGLDPASFYFPKRLFGAARNTREGGSLTILATALIETGSRMDDMVYEEFKGTGNMELVLSRKLQEKRIFPAIDVQKSGTRREDLLLSKDEYEAMQIIRKSLDQTTIEQATDSLLNMFEKTKDNEVLIKNILVSTKHQK; encoded by the coding sequence ATGGAAAGTATAAAAAATGATAAAAATAAGGTAAATACCAAAGAAGAAGACGAATTGGGTGAATTAGCATCTGGAATTCTTGAAATAATGGTTGATGGCTATGGATTTTTAAGACCTAAAAATTATACTCAAGAAAGTCGTGATATTTACATTTCCCAATCACAGATAAGACGCTTTAATTTAAAAAATGGCGATGAAATAGTTGGTCATGCACGTAATTCTAAAAATGGTGAACGATATAATGCACTTATGCGAGTTGATTTAGTTAACGGACAAAATCCAGATCAAGCAAAAAAAAGAATTGCTTTTGAATTTTTAACACCGATTTATCCTAATGAAAGAGTATATTTAGGTAAAGATAATGAACAATTATCAATGCGTCTAATTGACTTAATTTCTCCAATTGGAAAAGGTCAACGAGGAATTATTGTTGCACCACCAAAAGCTGGAAAAACGACATTACTAAAAGATATTGCTTTATCTGTATCAAAAAATTATCCAAACATCAAGATATTTATCTTACTTATTGATGAACGACCTGAAGAAGTAACCGATATTAAAGAAGCATTGGATGCTGATAATGTTGAAGTTATCTACTCTACTTTTGATGAAAAATCAGAAAGTCATATCAAAGTTGCACAAACTACCCTTGAACGAGCTAAACGCTTAACAGAACAAGGATATGATACAATGATCTTGTTAGACAGCTTAACACGATTAACTAGAGCAAATAATTTAACTGTTACCCCTTCAGGAAGGACCTTATCAGGTGGTCTAGATCCTGCATCATTTTATTTTCCTAAACGCTTATTTGGAGCTGCAAGAAATACACGTGAAGGTGGTAGTCTAACTATCTTAGCTACTGCTTTAATAGAAACAGGAAGTCGGATGGATGATATGGTTTATGAAGAATTTAAAGGTACTGGAAATATGGAACTAGTACTAAGCCGTAAATTACAAGAAAAGAGAATTTTTCCCGCGATTGACGTACAAAAATCCGGTACTCGTCGAGAAGATTTATTATTGAGCAAAGATGAATATGAAGCAATGCAAATAATTCGAAAATCTTTAGATCAAACTACGATCGAACAAGCAACTGATTCATTATTAAATATGTTTGAAAAAACTAAAGATAATGAAGTATTAATAAAAAATATTTTAGTTTCAACAAAACATCAAAAATAA
- a CDS encoding PTS transporter subunit EIIC translates to MKKNKVMDFFSALGRSLMMPIAALAACGIILGVTAALLKTQVVEAVPFLQQPVVFYILNTLKTVSNVVFTLIPVLFAISISFGMAKEDKEVAAFAGFIGYYTFLVSASCMINSGFMNFDSLQISTILGVETLDMGAVAGILTGVTVAALHNKYHKVVFPVAIAFYGGKRFVAIVVILAMALLGQVAPFIWAPVSAGINGLGTLISESGLLGVFSFGFLERLLIPTGLHHVLNGIFRTTAIGGVYQGVEGCLNIFLQFFDSVDISVMREYTQFLGQGKMLFMIFGLPAAAYAIYKTSPGEKKNKVKALMIAGVAASIVSGITEPLEFAFMFIAPPLFLFHAVMGGISFMLMSLLQVAVGNTGGGIIDMFIWGVFQPGSNWYWIIIIGPIYAIIYYNVFKWYFNRKHLSIEVAEDDGDKDTNDTASISDKQQALATKIIEGLGGFDNIITVNNCISRLRVDVKDMSLVNEEELKKTGSMGIVKPSENHIQVIYGPKVEQVANSVREVLKY, encoded by the coding sequence ATGAAAAAAAATAAAGTAATGGATTTCTTCTCGGCTTTAGGAAGAAGTTTAATGATGCCAATTGCGGCTTTAGCAGCATGTGGAATTATTCTGGGAGTTACTGCAGCTTTACTTAAAACACAAGTAGTAGAGGCAGTGCCATTTCTACAACAGCCAGTTGTATTTTATATCTTAAATACACTAAAAACAGTATCAAATGTTGTTTTTACCTTAATACCAGTATTATTTGCTATTTCTATTTCATTTGGGATGGCTAAAGAAGATAAAGAAGTTGCAGCATTTGCTGGATTTATTGGCTATTATACTTTCTTAGTAAGTGCAAGTTGTATGATCAATTCTGGTTTTATGAATTTTGATTCATTACAAATTTCAACTATTTTAGGCGTAGAAACTTTAGATATGGGAGCAGTAGCTGGTATTTTAACGGGGGTGACCGTAGCGGCTTTGCATAATAAATATCATAAAGTAGTATTCCCAGTAGCAATTGCTTTTTATGGTGGTAAACGTTTTGTTGCAATTGTCGTTATCTTAGCAATGGCGTTATTAGGACAAGTAGCACCATTTATTTGGGCACCTGTATCAGCTGGAATTAATGGTTTGGGTACATTGATTTCTGAATCAGGTTTATTAGGGGTATTCTCATTTGGATTTTTAGAAAGATTATTAATTCCAACAGGATTACATCATGTTTTAAATGGTATTTTTAGAACTACTGCAATCGGTGGGGTATATCAAGGGGTAGAAGGATGTTTAAATATTTTCTTGCAATTCTTTGATAGTGTTGATATTAGTGTAATGCGTGAATATACACAGTTTTTGGGACAAGGAAAAATGTTGTTTATGATCTTTGGATTACCTGCAGCAGCCTATGCTATTTATAAGACAAGTCCAGGTGAAAAAAAGAATAAAGTTAAAGCATTAATGATTGCAGGAGTTGCAGCAAGTATTGTTTCTGGAATTACTGAACCATTAGAATTTGCATTTATGTTTATTGCACCGCCATTATTCTTATTCCATGCGGTTATGGGTGGTATCTCCTTTATGTTAATGTCATTATTACAAGTAGCAGTTGGAAATACTGGTGGCGGTATTATTGATATGTTTATCTGGGGTGTCTTCCAACCAGGATCTAATTGGTATTGGATAATTATTATTGGTCCAATCTATGCAATTATCTATTATAATGTATTTAAATGGTATTTTAACCGCAAACATTTATCAATTGAAGTTGCGGAAGATGATGGAGACAAGGATACTAATGATACTGCGAGTATTAGTGATAAACAACAAGCGCTAGCAACAAAAATAATTGAAGGCTTAGGAGGATTTGATAATATTATTACTGTTAACAATTGTATTTCTCGTTTAAGAGTTGATGTAAAAGATATGTCATTAGTAAATGAAGAAGAACTTAAGAAGACAGGAAGTATGGGAATTGTTAAACCATCAGAAAATCATATTCAAGTAATTTATGGTCCTAAAGTAGAACAAGTAGCTAATTCAGTTAGAGAAGTTTTAAAATACTAA
- a CDS encoding PTS sugar transporter subunit IIA: MGLFKKKDKYLKAFTSGKIIPITEVPDEVFAQKMMGDGIAIYPDNNIIVAPCDGKITAIMENTEHAVGITLANGVELLIHVGLDTVNLTEKIFSVKVAKESYVHTGEELITFDKVRLKELGYQDITMLVILDTGNTKKLEILSETEAIINQTNIIKYID, from the coding sequence ATGGGATTATTTAAAAAAAAAGATAAATATTTAAAAGCCTTCACCAGTGGTAAGATCATTCCAATTACAGAAGTACCAGATGAAGTATTTGCACAAAAAATGATGGGCGATGGAATTGCAATCTACCCTGATAATAATATAATTGTTGCACCATGTGATGGTAAAATCACAGCTATTATGGAAAATACAGAACATGCAGTTGGAATCACATTAGCAAACGGTGTAGAATTATTAATTCATGTTGGTCTAGATACTGTTAATCTAACAGAAAAGATTTTTTCAGTAAAAGTAGCTAAAGAAAGCTATGTACATACAGGTGAAGAATTAATTACTTTTGATAAAGTAAGACTAAAAGAATTAGGGTATCAAGATATTACAATGTTAGTAATTTTAGATACGGGTAATACTAAGAAACTAGAAATACTATCAGAAACGGAGGCAATTATAAATCAAACAAATATCATTAAATATATAGATTAA
- a CDS encoding MFS transporter, producing MNKNKLLMFFIINGLFNLAANYAHPITPTVIKNLQLGDYMFGVAFGAMMGLNFLFSPFWGKLNEQINSKTTMLICSIGYAVGQVLFWQANSQNSVIFARMFSGVFTGGSYVSFLTYVVNVTPPEKRGQNLTVLATVASVCAAFGYFIGGMLGEISIDLTFAVQAATLASCGIFFYLFCENDVVSPVKQKVALLIKQANPFNSFKQAKVFIDKKYLIMFTICCLAFLGFTAFEQSFNYYIKDIYNLTSGYNGIIKAAIGIISLVANGTICLWIIKNTNVSRSSMLILLLSSVTMLGVLATNNIIIFIVMNIIFFALNAIIIPVTQDLVASRSNDTNSSIVMGFYNAIKSLGGIIGALMAGFFYTFNPRLPFIFGFVAFLLATVLSYYYYQQNKLHKS from the coding sequence ATGAATAAAAATAAATTATTAATGTTCTTTATTATTAATGGACTTTTTAATTTAGCCGCTAATTATGCTCATCCAATTACTCCAACAGTAATAAAAAATCTTCAACTGGGAGATTATATGTTTGGTGTTGCATTTGGGGCAATGATGGGATTAAATTTTTTATTTTCACCATTTTGGGGAAAATTAAATGAACAAATTAACAGTAAAACAACGATGTTGATCTGTAGTATTGGTTACGCAGTTGGTCAAGTTTTGTTTTGGCAAGCAAATTCACAAAATAGTGTGATATTTGCAAGAATGTTTTCAGGCGTTTTTACAGGAGGTTCTTATGTAAGTTTTTTAACCTATGTCGTTAATGTTACACCACCTGAAAAAAGGGGTCAAAATCTAACTGTTTTAGCAACAGTTGCAAGTGTTTGTGCTGCTTTTGGTTATTTTATAGGGGGGATGCTTGGGGAAATCTCAATTGATTTAACCTTTGCAGTTCAAGCAGCTACTTTAGCTAGCTGTGGTATTTTCTTTTATCTTTTTTGTGAAAATGATGTTGTTTCACCAGTCAAACAAAAAGTTGCTTTGCTCATAAAACAAGCAAACCCTTTTAATTCATTTAAACAAGCAAAAGTATTTATAGATAAAAAATATTTAATTATGTTTACGATCTGCTGCCTTGCATTTCTTGGTTTTACTGCTTTTGAACAAAGTTTTAATTATTATATCAAAGATATTTATAATTTAACATCAGGTTATAATGGAATTATCAAGGCTGCAATTGGAATTATTTCTTTAGTTGCTAATGGTACGATTTGTTTATGGATCATTAAGAATACTAATGTTTCTAGATCGTCAATGCTGATTTTATTGTTGAGTAGTGTTACGATGTTAGGGGTTTTAGCAACAAATAATATAATTATATTTATTGTGATGAATATAATTTTCTTTGCATTGAACGCAATCATTATACCAGTGACTCAAGATTTAGTAGCTAGCCGTTCTAATGATACTAATAGTAGTATTGTAATGGGATTTTACAACGCGATAAAATCATTGGGTGGAATTATAGGTGCCTTGATGGCTGGTTTCTTTTATACATTTAATCCTCGCTTACCATTTATTTTTGGTTTTGTTGCTTTCCTTTTAGCAACTGTTTTATCATACTACTATTATCAGCAAAATAAATTGCACAAAAGTTAA
- a CDS encoding MurR/RpiR family transcriptional regulator produces the protein MIALLENAKSLDLSENEKELLYYLENSCKEVVSMTLSQLAKATYMSNASIMRFCNKLGLSGFNELKYELKQSMHQEIDYQMIIEKPLSRFLDNLKNLNYEIIEEVVDLLCSPQPIYVVGRSLSLVAADYFQTILSSIDINCILINDLHLSKSVFNNLKAPATIFIVSANNAGKIYDEVVTIAKTHDCKIILLTSNAKGSLVDSCDYVLSSNDENLTYHGVDINSRLGIFTIMQIIIELTAQKLALEKATD, from the coding sequence ATGATTGCTTTACTTGAAAATGCTAAATCTTTAGATTTGTCTGAAAATGAAAAAGAGTTACTATATTATCTTGAAAATAGTTGTAAGGAAGTTGTATCAATGACATTATCACAGTTAGCAAAAGCAACGTATATGTCTAATGCTTCAATCATGCGCTTTTGTAATAAGCTAGGCTTATCTGGTTTTAATGAACTAAAATATGAATTAAAGCAAAGTATGCATCAAGAAATTGATTATCAAATGATAATTGAAAAGCCCTTATCCCGTTTTCTTGATAATCTTAAAAACTTAAATTATGAAATTATTGAAGAAGTTGTTGATTTATTGTGTAGTCCTCAACCGATCTATGTCGTAGGTAGGAGTTTAAGCTTAGTGGCTGCTGATTATTTTCAAACTATTTTATCATCTATTGATATTAATTGTATTTTAATCAATGATCTTCATCTATCAAAAAGTGTCTTTAATAATTTAAAGGCTCCTGCTACAATTTTTATTGTATCAGCAAACAATGCTGGAAAGATATATGATGAAGTAGTTACAATTGCTAAGACTCATGACTGTAAAATTATTTTACTTACATCTAACGCTAAAGGTTCATTAGTAGATTCTTGTGATTATGTTTTAAGTAGTAATGATGAAAATCTAACTTATCATGGCGTAGACATAAATTCAAGGCTAGGTATCTTTACAATTATGCAAATAATTATTGAACTAACTGCTCAAAAATTAGCTTTAGAAAAGGCAACTGATTAA
- a CDS encoding MurR/RpiR family transcriptional regulator codes for MLINQLDDEIIKNLSQSELYILHYVYDHPDEVIDMSIQELAKAVAFSSATILRFCKKLNFSGFAEFKFALKQQNKEIANLKKPISSMDSITSLYDDIESTSLLIKERYLKEIIDLIDSNKRIHLYGEGISRIPVDYLEKLLFSIGRQNVYKYKSSRLAAHIASNANEDDILIAISTSGNYPTTVKIVKLFNLNHATIIAISPYTKNAIADLANINFRFFVNHRENIDTEYTSRLAIFYIIDVIFKTYLVRKEKE; via the coding sequence ATGTTAATAAATCAACTAGATGATGAAATAATTAAAAATCTAAGTCAAAGTGAATTATATATTCTTCATTATGTTTATGATCATCCTGATGAGGTTATTGACATGAGTATTCAAGAATTAGCTAAAGCTGTTGCCTTTTCTTCTGCTACGATTCTTCGTTTTTGTAAGAAACTTAATTTTAGTGGTTTTGCTGAATTTAAGTTTGCATTAAAACAGCAAAATAAAGAAATTGCGAATTTAAAGAAACCAATTTCTTCAATGGATTCTATTACTAGTCTATATGATGATATTGAGAGCACTTCATTATTAATCAAAGAGCGTTATTTAAAAGAAATCATCGATTTGATTGATAGTAATAAAAGAATCCATCTATATGGTGAAGGTATTTCCCGAATTCCTGTCGACTATCTTGAAAAATTGTTATTTTCAATTGGTCGTCAAAATGTCTACAAGTATAAATCATCTCGTTTAGCAGCACATATTGCTAGTAATGCCAATGAAGATGATATATTAATTGCTATAAGTACTAGTGGTAATTATCCCACTACGGTTAAGATTGTTAAATTATTTAATTTAAATCATGCAACAATTATAGCAATTAGTCCATATACTAAGAATGCTATTGCTGATTTAGCAAATATTAATTTTCGTTTTTTTGTTAATCATCGTGAAAATATTGATACTGAATATACTTCAAGATTAGCAATTTTCTATATTATTGATGTAATATTTAAAACTTATTTAGTTAGAAAGGAAAAGGAATAA
- a CDS encoding AEC family transporter, whose protein sequence is MDIMVVINQMIQLFLIIGLGYFMQKKKILNDELNTKLNFIVISITTPALIFSSVCTTSISEKSMVIYTLAIATAVYVALPVISFVLVKLMRIPMHQKGLYMFMTIFSNTGFMGYPIMKALFGNDAVFYTALFNILFNLEVFTLGVILINYGNDVKMKLNPKNLLSPGVVASIIAIFIYFLEIPIPDVIANSCGMVGDMTTPLAMMIIGATLANIKVKELFTELRLYYFTIVKQVILPIAVFPIIAYFIKDPLIQGITLVNLAMPVANSAVLFAKEYGGDVELAAKSIFITTLVSVFTIPLIVSLLLV, encoded by the coding sequence ATGGATATTATGGTAGTTATTAACCAAATGATTCAATTATTTTTAATTATTGGACTTGGTTATTTTATGCAAAAAAAGAAAATATTAAATGATGAATTAAATACGAAACTAAATTTTATTGTTATTTCAATTACTACACCAGCACTTATTTTTTCATCTGTTTGTACAACATCGATTAGTGAAAAGAGTATGGTCATTTATACTTTAGCAATTGCTACAGCAGTGTATGTGGCCTTACCGGTCATCAGTTTTGTTTTAGTTAAATTAATGCGAATTCCAATGCACCAAAAAGGATTATACATGTTTATGACAATTTTTTCTAATACTGGATTTATGGGATATCCAATTATGAAAGCCTTGTTTGGTAATGACGCAGTTTTTTATACTGCTTTATTTAATATCCTTTTTAATTTAGAAGTATTTACTTTAGGCGTTATTTTAATTAATTATGGGAATGATGTAAAAATGAAATTAAATCCTAAAAATTTACTTTCACCCGGAGTAGTTGCTTCAATTATTGCAATATTTATTTATTTTTTAGAAATTCCAATTCCTGATGTAATTGCTAATTCATGTGGTATGGTTGGGGACATGACAACACCATTAGCAATGATGATCATTGGGGCAACCTTAGCTAATATTAAAGTTAAAGAGTTGTTCACAGAATTAAGATTATACTACTTTACGATTGTTAAACAAGTTATTTTACCAATTGCTGTTTTTCCAATCATTGCATATTTTATCAAAGATCCATTGATTCAAGGAATTACTTTGGTTAATTTGGCAATGCCGGTCGCTAATAGTGCAGTTCTTTTTGCTAAAGAATATGGTGGAGATGTTGAATTAGCAGCAAAAAGTATCTTTATTACTACTCTGGTCAGTGTCTTTACAATTCCGTTAATAGTTTCATTATTGCTTGTTTAG